The sequence GTGCGATTGCGACACGTTGTTTTTGTCCACCTGATAAACGATTTGGATACTGTGATGCCTTTTCCGCTAAGCCCACTTTTGTTAATAAGTCCATTCCGACCTTTTCAGCTTCCGCTTTGCTCATTTTCTTTACTTTCATCGGCGCATAGGTGATATTCTCCATCACCGTTTTATGGGGGAATAAATGAAAGTGTTGAAATACCATTCCCACATTTTGTCTTATTTTCATAATATCTGTTTTCTTATCCAATAAGTCCATATTATTAATATAAATATGACCGCCAGTCGGTTTTTCTAATAAATTTAAACAACGAAGGAACGTTGATTTTCCTGATCCAGACGGACCAATAATGGCAACAACTTCTCCTTCATGAATGGTCGTTGAAATTCCTTTCAATACTTCAAGCTTGCCGAATTGTTTCGTTAATCCTTCTACCTTAATCACTTTTTCTCATTCTCCTTTCGACAGCTTTTCCGATCATCGTTAAGATCATGACCATGATATAATAGATAATCCCTGCTAAAAGCAACGGCTCAATAAAACGGAATTTATCTGCCCCAACTTGGTAAGCACGGCGCATAATATCCATGACACCAATTGTTGTAACAATTGCAGACTCTTTTGTTAGTGTGATAAATTCATTCATTAATGAAGGTAAAATATTTTTAACTGCCTGTGGAAGAACGATATTCATCATCATTGGACGATAGGGAACTCCTAATGCCATTGCCGCCTCACTTTGGCCTTTGTCAATTCCTAATATTCCACCACGGATAATTTCAGAAATATAAGCCGTGGAGTTTAACCCAAAAGAAACAACAGCAGCAGTAAATGGTTCAATTTGGTAGCCGAGTACTTGAGGTGAACCAAAATAAATGATCATTAATTGCAAGACAAGCGGTGTACCACGGAAAATGGATGTATACGCGTCTGCAAACCAAGTTAGAACTTTAATATTGCTAATTTTAAATAATGACAAAATAATTCCAAATACAAATCCGATAATTCCAGCAAAAAAAGCGATCTGGAGTGTGATCCCAATTCCTTTTAAAATATACGGAAAAGAGGGGAGTACAGATGCGAAATCTAAATTCATTTTTAACCAATCCTCTCAAATAATATAAGATCATTAGTTAGGAAAAGGATTCTGAAAAGTATTACTTTCTCTTCTAAAACGAATAAAAACGTTCAGAAATGATTTGAATCTGAACGTTTTTATTATTTATTTTCCTAAATAACCTTCTGCAACAGTGTCTTCGATAATTGCGGCATCTAGACGACCTGCTTTGATTTCTTGAATTAATTCAGGAATTCGGTTTCTGTTTTCTAAATTGAATCCTATTTCCTCAGCTAATTCTTTTCCTTTTTCCTCCTGGATGGATCCCATTTGGACACCCACTTTTTTATCTTTTAAATCTTCTAAGCTTTCTATTCCACTATCTGTTGTTGAAACAATAACGTGTTTTGATGTATAGTAAATATCACTAAAGTCTACACTTTCTTTACGATCGTCAGTAGCAGACATAGCAGACATAACAAAATCAGCTTGTCCATTTTGCAATGCTGAAATTAAACCACCAAAATCCATATCTTGGATTTCAAGTTTGTAGCCTAATCTTTCTGTAATGATTCTAGCAATTTCAATATCAAGTCCCATATAATCGCCAGTACCTTCAGTATCAATATATTCAAATGGTGCATAATCAGCTGAAGTTGCCATTTTCAATACTTTGTTGCCTTCAACAGCCCCTTCACTTGGAGCATCCTTTTCTGACTCGGGGTCTAACCATTTATTGATTAATCCATCCATTTCGCCACTATCAATCATTGCCTTTAATTCATTATTAAACTCTTCCCTAAGCTCACTGCCTTTTGGAAATGCGATAGCATAGCCACCATCTGCATCTTCAACCGTGAATCCTCGAATTTCTTGATTCGTCGCATTACCTGAACCACAGGCTGCAAGTATGCTTAATAGAAGAGAACTCATTACTAGTAAGATTAACTTTTTCATGATCATTTCCTCCTTGCGTTTATATTGCACTAAATAATGCTATTATAATAAATACGAATATTTATTCACATAAATGGATTTTAACACATTGTAACGAATATGCAACAATGAAATATACATAAAAATAATATTCTAAAATTCTGATACAAGTATTATATTTTTTGCATTAGGTTGAACATCACATTCATACCTTTAATTTTCCCAATTTCATACAAAAAACCCATTATTTTTGAAAAATAATGGGTTTTTTATTATTACCTTTAGATTTCTTCACAATATTCATCAAAATAGTTCTGTAGCTTTTGCATAACTGCCGTTGGTTCATGTCCTTCTATTTCGTGGCGTTCGATCATTTTAAGTATTTTCCCATCCTTTAATAGAGCAAATGATGGAGATGATGGTGGATAGCCTGTGAAATAGGTACGAGCTTTTTCCGTTGCTTCCTTATCTTGACCAGCAAAAACAGTTACTAGATGGTCAGGACGCTTATCATAGTGAATAGCATGATTTGCAACCGGACGAGCAATCCCGCCAGCACAGCCACAAACAGAATTAATCAATACAAGTGTGGTTCCTTTTTGATTTAAAGCTTCATCGACCTCATCAGCTGTTTTCAATTCTGTATATCCTGCCTCAACCATTTCTTGTCGAGCCCTTAAAACATGATCATTCATGAATAAATTAAAATTAATATTCATTTTTTTCGCTCCTTTTAAACATTGTAAATATATTAGTTATTATCATAACAATATATTTTATTATAACGCAATGAAAAGACTTTGCACTCTATTGTTTATATTTTTTAAACAACTCGTCAACAGCCTGTGAGACCGTTATACTTCCAGATTGTACATCCTGTTCAAGAGTAGGCAAGACCTGTTTTACTTCTGGATGATGATAAAATCTGTACTGGAGGTGTTCTAGAATCATCTCCTTCATCCATTCCTTACTCTGTAATTTGCGGCGTTCGGCAAAAAGAGAGGATGCCTTAACGACCTTTTCAAAGTCTTTTATGACATTCCAAATTTCTTCTATTCCTTGATTAGAGAGGGCCGAACAAGTAAAGGCTTTTGTCTGCCATCCTTTTGTTGCTGTGGGGAGAAATCTCAATATCCGATTGTACTGATTTTTCGTGCTTGTCGCTTTCTCTATGTTTTTTCCATCCGCCTTATTGACCACAATCATGTCGGTTTGTTCCATTATTCCTTTTTTCATGCCTTGCAACTCATCTCCAGCTCCAGTTAAAACTAAGAGCATAAAAAAATCAACCATATCCCGTACCGTTGCTTCACTTTGTCCAACACCGACTGTTTCAACGATAATTACATCAAACCCAAAGGCCTCGCATAAGACAATGGTTTCTCTTGTCTTTCGATGAACACCACCTAAATTTCCTGATGATGGACTAGGGCGAATGAATGCTCGCGGATTTCGTGACAGCTTCTCCATCCGAGTTTTATCTCCTAAAATACTGCCCCCGCTTATCATCGAACTCGGATCAATGGCTAATACAGCAAGGTTCAGACCCAATTTGTCACATAAATAAGTTCCAAATGTCTCAATAAACGTACTCTTTCCTGCTCCTGGAACACCAGTAATTCCGATCCGTAGTGATTTTCCAATATTGGGAAGCAGCTGCTGCAGTAGGGATTGGGCCTGATGAAAATGATGCTCGGAGTTGCTTTCAATAAGAGTAATTGCTCGGGATAAAATACTCCGATTTCCTTTTACTATTCCTTGTAATAAAATTTCATTTGTTATTCCTGATTGAGGATTCTTTTTTTGAAACGTTCGATAAGGAAAGTGGTGAGCTCTATTATTTAGTGGATCTACTTTAGAGTGACTCGAATCGTTCTTTTCTCCCATTCATTCCACTTCCTCATAGCCAAGTTTATCATAAATCGTGTGGATAACCTTTTTAGCTGCCTCTGGAATTACTGTTCCCGGCCCAAAGATAGCAGCAACACCCTTTTGATAGAGGATTTGATAGTCCTGTTGAGGGATAACGCCTCCTATAACGATAATAATATCCTCTCTGTCTAATTTCTTTAATTCCCCTACTAACTGTGGCAACAAGGTATTATGTCCTCCAGCAAGTGAACTCATTCCGATGACATGTACATCATTTTCTACCGCCTGCTTAGCGGTTTCTTCTGCCGTTTGAAAAAGTGGACCAATATCGACATCAAACCCTAAATCAGCAAATGCTGTGGCAACGACCTTTGCCCCGCGATCATGTCCATCCTGACCAATTTTTGCCATTAATATGCGAGGACGCCTTCCCTCGTTCTCGAGAAACTCCTCTGTCAGTTCCCTTACCTCCTCTATTAATTTTTCATCAGCAAATGCAGACCGATAAACTCCGCTAATTGATTGTACAACTGCCCGATGTCGTCCTGTTACTTTTTCAATCGCCATGGAAATCTCACCAAGAGTCGCTCGTACCCTTGCTGCTTTTACGGCTAGTTCTAATAAATTACCATTGTTAGCTTCGCATGCTTTCGTAATTGCTGAAAGAGCGGATTGTACATCTTCGTCATTCCTAAGTGACTTTAGCTGTCCTAACCTCTCGATTTGCTTCATACGAACAGCATGGTTATCAATGGTTAATATGTCGATCGGGTCTTTAGTTTCGCAAACATGGTAATTCACACCGATGATTTTCTCTTGACCCGAATCGATAAGTGCCTGTCTTTTCGCCGCCGCCTCTTCAATTCTCATTTTCGGAATCCCTGTTTCAATCGCCTTTGCCATTCCTCCTAAGTTTTCGATTTCATCTAAATGCTGGGATGCCCTTTTAATTAACTGATCGGTTAAATATTCTATATAATAAGAACCACCCCATGGGTCAATGACCGTTGTTATTCCTGTTTCTTCTTGGAGGTACAGTTGTGTGTTGCGTGCTATACGAGCTGAGAATTCTGTTGGCAATGCAATTGCTTCATCTAAAGCATTTGTATGAAGGGACTGGGTATGACCCATAACTGCTGCTTGGGCTTCAAGTAAAGTTCTCATGACATTATTAAATGGATCTGCCTCCGTTAAACTCCACCCAGATGTTTGACTGTGAGCTCTAAGGGCAAGTGATTTAGGATTTTTTGGATTAAACGTTTTCATCATATTGGCCCACATATACCTAGCTCCACGTAGTTTTGCTACTTCCATAAAGTAGTTCATGCCAATCCCCCAGAAAAAAGACAGCCTTGGGGCAAAGGCATCAATATCGATTTTTGCTTCTAATCCGGTTCGTACATATTGAATTCCATTTGCTAATGTATAGGCGAGTTCAAGGTCTGCAGATGCACCTGCTTCTTGTAGATGGTACCCTGAAATACTGATGCTATTAAACTTTGGCATATGCTTTGAAGTAAATTTAAAAATATCAGCAATAATTTTCATCGACATTTTCGGTGGATAAATATATGTGTTCCGAACCATATATTCTTTTAAAATATCATTTTGTATAGTGCCAGCTAGTTTTTCTTGTGAAACCCCTTGTTCTTCTGCGGTCACAATATAAAAGGCCAAGATTGGCAAAACCGCTCCATTCATGGTCATCGAGACCGACATTTTGTCTAAAGGGATTCCATCAAAAAGAATTTTCATATCGAGAATGGAGTCAATCGCTACTCCTGCTTTTCCCACATCTCCAATTACACGGGCGTGGTCTGAGTCATAGCCGCGATGGGTAGGAAGATCAAAAGCAACCGATAAACCCTTTTGTCCCATCGCTAAATTACGCCGATAGAATGCATTACTTTCCTCTGCTGTTGAAAAACCAGCATATTGGCGGATTGTCCATGGCTTGTTGTTATACATGGTAGGATATGGACCCCGAGTGTATGGAGGGAGCCCTGGAAATTGACCAAGATGTTGGATTTGTTTGATGTCCTCTTCGGTATATAAAGGCTTAGTGTAAATTCCCTCATTTGTCATGAAAAATAATGTGTCAATCCTTTGCGAGATTTCCGCTTCTGCCTTTTGTTTCCATTGAATCTTTTGAGGCTTTTGAGACTTATGATTGAGCGAAACCTTTCTAAAATCCGGTTTATTTTTCATTCTGTGTCACCCTGATCCGGTAGATTTTCACCTGATTTTTTTTCTGTTTCAAAGCGCTCTGTTAAGCGGCCTTCAACAATCGGGATAATCGTTCGAGTTTGGATTTTGCTAGATGGATCTTTAGTTACGTTAAGTGAAGGCACTTTAGGATCTAGATATTTATTGGTACCAACAATGATTTTTTTTCCATCGATTACATCCTGTTCCTTTTTCAGTCTGACCTCATCGATTAGATTTTGTAACCAATTGCTTTGGATGGTTTTAATTATTCCTCCTTGATCATCTATTTGGAGAAATAATGACCATGATTTATCTATTAGATTATTGGTAATGCTCTCGATATACCACGATCCACCCCCAGGATCGATGATTGAATTTAATCTCACTTCCTCTTTTAGTATATGGTGCATATTGCGGGCAATTCGTGCCGAAAAGTCTGTACCTTCACCTTCAAGCTCGTTATAGGGAGAAATATGCAAATATTGGATCCCACCTAAAACCGCAGCAAACGCCTCGTTTCCGGAACGGATGAGATTGATATATGGATCGTGTACCGTTTTTGTGTAGGAGGATGTTTCGGCAGAAATCGTAATAAAATCCTCATCGGGTTGAATTCCGTATGCAAATAATACTTTTCCCCATAAAACGCGAAAAGCTCTTAACTTTGCAATCTCCATAAAAAATGACTGACCGATTGAAAAGTGAAAAATGATTTTTTGATAATAATCATCAATATGAAATTGATACATTTTCAACTTTTCGATATGCTCAACCCCTGATGCCAATGCAATGGCCAGCTCTTGAACAGCATTTGCCCCTCCATTATGGTAAGGAGTTGTGTTTATTAAAATTGTTTTTAATAGTGGGATTGAAGACATAGTCTTTTCAAGTGTTCTAGATAACCTTTCATAACATTTGTCCAATTTTAGACTAGGATCCTTGATATATAGAGAAATAGGATCCATTCCAATAAAGCCAGTTATTTTATCAGGGTTCTCCATTTTGAGTAAAATTTCAAATAGTTCATATTGATTGATTCCTCCGTTGACGGCAAACGGGTGTTGTTGATAATAATGGACGAGAAGTTGTGGCAGGTCTTTTAATAGTAAAGAAGAAGGTATAAAAGAAATGGCATTTTGCCCGTTTTGAAAGGCGGAGTGAAGTTGAACTTTGAAACGATCAATGTCGTCCGTTCTGATTCTTTGTGCTATTTTCCAAGGTTGACTCCAATAACCTAAGGCATTGACTCCACGACGATAATCATCTGTACCTGGCAAGGATGCAACAGTATGCTTTACGTCTGCTCTTGTATAGAGAGGTTTTAATGGGATGTTTTCATAGGTACTACTCATCAGTGTATTTAATGATTGTTCGGCGTTTTGTACCCATTGAGCCATCGTAGGTTCCGGAAACGGTTCATGATTCTTTTGATTTTGACTCATAATATGCCACCTCTTCTGAAAAGAGTGATTTCTTATCTATATTTACGATGGGAAAAGGGAATATATGAACAAAAAAAGCGCTAGGCACCTTCCAAACGGAAGGCGACCAGACACTTAATAAATGGGCGTATTTTCTTTAGATGTGTTTTCAAGGATTTGTTTGACCTTATGCATAAATTTCCCACAGATAAATCCATCTAGGACGCGATGGTCAAGGGAAAGGCAGAGATTAACCATATCTCTAATTGCGATCATATTATTATTCATAACAACCGGTCGTTTAATAATTGATTCAACTTGTAAGATTGCCGCTTGTGGCTGGTTGATAATACCCATTGATTGGACAGACCCAATCGTACCGGTATTATTCACTGTAAAAGTTCCACCCTTCAAATCATCAACTTTTAATTTTCCAGATCGAACTTTCAGGGCATAATCATTGATTTCACGTGCAATCCCTTTAATGCTTTTTTCATCGGCATTTCTTATGACCGGTGTGAAAAGTTCATTTTCGGTTGAAACAGCAATACTCAAGTTAATATCCTTCTTTTGCACAATTTTATCTTCAGCCCACATGGAATTCATTTCTGGATATTCTTTCAGGCTTTGAGCAACGGCTTTAACAAAGAAGGCAAAGTATGTGATATTAAAGCCTTCTTTTTGCTTGAAGTCTTCCTTTATTTCATTACGATATTGAACAAGATCTGTCACATCTACTTCAACCATCATCCAAGCATGTGGAACTTCATTTTTACTTTTAATCATTTGATTGGCGATGGCCCTGCGAACTCCGCTAACTGGGATTTCTATATCACCTTGATTCGTTGTGATCACATTCTCCGGCTTCATCACTCGTTTTGAAGTGACAGCATCTTGCTTAGTGACAAGTTCTTGCTTAGCGCTAAGGGCTTCAGTGCTAACATTCGTTCTCGGAATTGCTCCAGACTCAATGATTGTTAATACATCTTTTCGCGTAATCCGCCCGCCCAATCCAGTTCCTGATACTTCATTTAAGTCAATTCCATGCTCTTGTGAAAGCTTTAAGACAGCAGGAGAATAGCGCGCCTTCTGAGGCTTTTTATTATGAACGGGTTGTGGTCTGCTGACCTTCTCAGCACTAATCTCTGCAGACTGTGCTTCTTGTTCAAGTTTCGCTTCTGTTTCAATTAAACAAATAACCTCACCAACCTGTAAGGTGTCTCCATTTCCAGCAAGGATTTCCTTTATCACCCCTGTATAAGATGATGGAATTTCTGCGGTTACCTTATCTGTAATGATTTCAGCCAACGGATCATATTTATTGACTTGACTTCCGACTTTCACCAACCATTTTGAAATCGTTCCTTCTGTCACACTTTCGCCTAATTGAGGCATCGTTATCTTTTCAATTGCCATTCGTTTCCCTCCTCTCCCATTAAAATTGGGCTAACTCTCTCATAGCCTTTTCAACTTTTTCTGGATTCAACATAAACTCTTTTTCCAATGTAGGCGCAAACGGCATAGCCGGTACATCTGGTCCTGCCAAACGTTGAATCGGAGCATCTAATTCAAATAAACAGTGTTCCGCAATAATTGCTGATACCTCACTAATGATACTGCCTTCCTTATTATCTTCCGTAATTAATAGAACTTTCCCTGTTTTAGTTGCCGCCTCAATGATGGCCGCTTGATCAAGCGGGTAAACGGTTCGTAAATCGAGAATGTGAGCCGAAATTCCTTCAGTTGCTAATTTTTCAGCTGCTTGGAGGGCATAATGAACACATAAACCGTAAGTGATGACAGTAATATCATCACCTTCTCGCTTCACATCTGCTTTCCCAATTGGCAGAACATAATCATCCTCAGGGACTTCCCCTTTGATTAAACGATAAGCCCGTTTATGTTCGAAAAATAAGACGGGATCATCGTCCCGAATGGCTGCTTTTAGCAATCCCTTAACATCATACGGGGTTGAAGGCATTACGATTTTCAATCCAGGTGTATTAGCAAAAACAGCCTCTACCGATTGAGAATGATATAAAGCGCCGTGTACGCCACCACCATATGGAGCACGAATGACAATCGGACAGCTCCAGTCATTGTTAGAGCGATAGCGAATTTTTGCCGCCTCTGAAATAATTTGATTCACTGCAGGCATAATAAAATCAGCAAATTGCATTTCAGCAATCGGTCTCATCCCGTACATCGCTGCACCAATTCCGACACCAGCGATCGCAGATTCAGCAAGCGGAGTGTCCATAACTCTGTGCTCACCGAATTGTTCATACAACCCGACTGTTGCTTTAAAAACTCCCCCCTTTTTCCCAACATCTTCACCTAACACAAATACTTTATGATCTCTTTCCATTTCCTCCCGTATGGCCATTGTAACAGCTTCTATATAGGATATAATTGCCATTTTGTTTCCCCCTAGTTATCCGCATATACATATTTCATCAAATGATCTGGACTTGGATAAGGCGCCATTTCCGCGTAATCTGTTGCTTTATCCACCAATTTCTTTATACGTTCATTTATTTCTTTTTCCTTTTGGTCGTCTAATATACTTACCTTTTTTAAATAAGTTAAATAGGACATTAATGGATCATTTCCTTTTGCTTCTGTTATTTCTTCTTCTGTTCGATAACTGCGATCATCATCATCAGAAGAATGGGCTGTCATCCTATGGCACATGACCTCAATCAATGTCGGCCCATCACCACGTCTTCCTCGTTCAGCCGCTTCTTTAACCACTTGATAAACAGCTAACGGGTCATTTCCATCAACCGTAACTCCTGGGATTCCATAACCAATTCCGCGGTCTGAAATTTGTTCACAGCCTACTTGTTTACTAATTGGAACAGAAATGGCATATTTGTTATTTTCACACATAAAAATAACTGGTAGCTTATGAACACTCGCAAAGTTAACACCTTCATGGAAATCTCCTTGATTGGATGAGCCTTCACCAAATGTTACTAAGGAAACGATGTTTTCTCCTGCCATTCTCGCAGCGAGTGCAATTCCAACCGCGTGGGGAACTTGAGTTGTGACAGGTGATGAGCCGGTCACAATCCGATTTTTCTTTTGTCCGTAATGTCCAGGCATTTGTCTGCCGCCAGAGTTTGGATCCTCTGCCTTGGCAAAGTTGGAAAGCATAATCTCTTTTGCTGTCATTCCAAATGAAAGCACAACCCCTAAATCCCGATAATAAGGAAGTACATAATCTTCATTACGATTAAGAGCATATGAAGCTCCTACTTGTGCCGCCTCCTGTCCTTGACAAGAGATCACAAAAGGAATTTTTCCAGCTCGGTTTAATAGCCATAATCGTTCATCTATTTTTCTAGCTAAAAGCATTGTTTCATACATTTCTATTACTTGCTCATCACTTAAACCTAATACATGATGACGGTTTTCTACTTTTTCAACCATATGTTTAACCTCCAGAA is a genomic window of Niallia sp. XMNu-256 containing:
- a CDS encoding dihydrolipoamide acetyltransferase family protein, coding for MAIEKITMPQLGESVTEGTISKWLVKVGSQVNKYDPLAEIITDKVTAEIPSSYTGVIKEILAGNGDTLQVGEVICLIETEAKLEQEAQSAEISAEKVSRPQPVHNKKPQKARYSPAVLKLSQEHGIDLNEVSGTGLGGRITRKDVLTIIESGAIPRTNVSTEALSAKQELVTKQDAVTSKRVMKPENVITTNQGDIEIPVSGVRRAIANQMIKSKNEVPHAWMMVEVDVTDLVQYRNEIKEDFKQKEGFNITYFAFFVKAVAQSLKEYPEMNSMWAEDKIVQKKDINLSIAVSTENELFTPVIRNADEKSIKGIAREINDYALKVRSGKLKVDDLKGGTFTVNNTGTIGSVQSMGIINQPQAAILQVESIIKRPVVMNNNMIAIRDMVNLCLSLDHRVLDGFICGKFMHKVKQILENTSKENTPIY
- a CDS encoding amino acid ABC transporter ATP-binding protein, which produces MIKVEGLTKQFGKLEVLKGISTTIHEGEVVAIIGPSGSGKSTFLRCLNLLEKPTGGHIYINNMDLLDKKTDIMKIRQNVGMVFQHFHLFPHKTVMENITYAPMKVKKMSKAEAEKVGMDLLTKVGLAEKASQYPNRLSGGQKQRVAIARALAMSPKVMLFDEPTSALDPEMVKEVLDVMKSLADSGMTMAIVTHEMGFAREVADRVLFLEDGKLGEDSPPEEFFTNPKSQRAKDFLEKIL
- a CDS encoding alpha-ketoacid dehydrogenase subunit beta, translated to MAIISYIEAVTMAIREEMERDHKVFVLGEDVGKKGGVFKATVGLYEQFGEHRVMDTPLAESAIAGVGIGAAMYGMRPIAEMQFADFIMPAVNQIISEAAKIRYRSNNDWSCPIVIRAPYGGGVHGALYHSQSVEAVFANTPGLKIVMPSTPYDVKGLLKAAIRDDDPVLFFEHKRAYRLIKGEVPEDDYVLPIGKADVKREGDDITVITYGLCVHYALQAAEKLATEGISAHILDLRTVYPLDQAAIIEAATKTGKVLLITEDNKEGSIISEVSAIIAEHCLFELDAPIQRLAGPDVPAMPFAPTLEKEFMLNPEKVEKAMRELAQF
- the meaB gene encoding methylmalonyl Co-A mutase-associated GTPase MeaB — encoded protein: MGEKNDSSHSKVDPLNNRAHHFPYRTFQKKNPQSGITNEILLQGIVKGNRSILSRAITLIESNSEHHFHQAQSLLQQLLPNIGKSLRIGITGVPGAGKSTFIETFGTYLCDKLGLNLAVLAIDPSSMISGGSILGDKTRMEKLSRNPRAFIRPSPSSGNLGGVHRKTRETIVLCEAFGFDVIIVETVGVGQSEATVRDMVDFFMLLVLTGAGDELQGMKKGIMEQTDMIVVNKADGKNIEKATSTKNQYNRILRFLPTATKGWQTKAFTCSALSNQGIEEIWNVIKDFEKVVKASSLFAERRKLQSKEWMKEMILEHLQYRFYHHPEVKQVLPTLEQDVQSGSITVSQAVDELFKKYKQ
- a CDS encoding amino acid ABC transporter permease, which translates into the protein MNLDFASVLPSFPYILKGIGITLQIAFFAGIIGFVFGIILSLFKISNIKVLTWFADAYTSIFRGTPLVLQLMIIYFGSPQVLGYQIEPFTAAVVSFGLNSTAYISEIIRGGILGIDKGQSEAAMALGVPYRPMMMNIVLPQAVKNILPSLMNEFITLTKESAIVTTIGVMDIMRRAYQVGADKFRFIEPLLLAGIIYYIMVMILTMIGKAVERRMRKSD
- a CDS encoding BrxA/BrxB family bacilliredoxin, with amino-acid sequence MNINFNLFMNDHVLRARQEMVEAGYTELKTADEVDEALNQKGTTLVLINSVCGCAGGIARPVANHAIHYDKRPDHLVTVFAGQDKEATEKARTYFTGYPPSSPSFALLKDGKILKMIERHEIEGHEPTAVMQKLQNYFDEYCEEI
- a CDS encoding thiamine pyrophosphate-dependent dehydrogenase E1 component subunit alpha — translated: MVEKVENRHHVLGLSDEQVIEMYETMLLARKIDERLWLLNRAGKIPFVISCQGQEAAQVGASYALNRNEDYVLPYYRDLGVVLSFGMTAKEIMLSNFAKAEDPNSGGRQMPGHYGQKKNRIVTGSSPVTTQVPHAVGIALAARMAGENIVSLVTFGEGSSNQGDFHEGVNFASVHKLPVIFMCENNKYAISVPISKQVGCEQISDRGIGYGIPGVTVDGNDPLAVYQVVKEAAERGRRGDGPTLIEVMCHRMTAHSSDDDDRSYRTEEEITEAKGNDPLMSYLTYLKKVSILDDQKEKEINERIKKLVDKATDYAEMAPYPSPDHLMKYVYADN
- the scpA gene encoding methylmalonyl-CoA mutase, with amino-acid sequence MKNKPDFRKVSLNHKSQKPQKIQWKQKAEAEISQRIDTLFFMTNEGIYTKPLYTEEDIKQIQHLGQFPGLPPYTRGPYPTMYNNKPWTIRQYAGFSTAEESNAFYRRNLAMGQKGLSVAFDLPTHRGYDSDHARVIGDVGKAGVAIDSILDMKILFDGIPLDKMSVSMTMNGAVLPILAFYIVTAEEQGVSQEKLAGTIQNDILKEYMVRNTYIYPPKMSMKIIADIFKFTSKHMPKFNSISISGYHLQEAGASADLELAYTLANGIQYVRTGLEAKIDIDAFAPRLSFFWGIGMNYFMEVAKLRGARYMWANMMKTFNPKNPKSLALRAHSQTSGWSLTEADPFNNVMRTLLEAQAAVMGHTQSLHTNALDEAIALPTEFSARIARNTQLYLQEETGITTVIDPWGGSYYIEYLTDQLIKRASQHLDEIENLGGMAKAIETGIPKMRIEEAAAKRQALIDSGQEKIIGVNYHVCETKDPIDILTIDNHAVRMKQIERLGQLKSLRNDEDVQSALSAITKACEANNGNLLELAVKAARVRATLGEISMAIEKVTGRHRAVVQSISGVYRSAFADEKLIEEVRELTEEFLENEGRRPRILMAKIGQDGHDRGAKVVATAFADLGFDVDIGPLFQTAEETAKQAVENDVHVIGMSSLAGGHNTLLPQLVGELKKLDREDIIIVIGGVIPQQDYQILYQKGVAAIFGPGTVIPEAAKKVIHTIYDKLGYEEVE
- a CDS encoding methylmalonyl-CoA mutase family protein, yielding MSQNQKNHEPFPEPTMAQWVQNAEQSLNTLMSSTYENIPLKPLYTRADVKHTVASLPGTDDYRRGVNALGYWSQPWKIAQRIRTDDIDRFKVQLHSAFQNGQNAISFIPSSLLLKDLPQLLVHYYQQHPFAVNGGINQYELFEILLKMENPDKITGFIGMDPISLYIKDPSLKLDKCYERLSRTLEKTMSSIPLLKTILINTTPYHNGGANAVQELAIALASGVEHIEKLKMYQFHIDDYYQKIIFHFSIGQSFFMEIAKLRAFRVLWGKVLFAYGIQPDEDFITISAETSSYTKTVHDPYINLIRSGNEAFAAVLGGIQYLHISPYNELEGEGTDFSARIARNMHHILKEEVRLNSIIDPGGGSWYIESITNNLIDKSWSLFLQIDDQGGIIKTIQSNWLQNLIDEVRLKKEQDVIDGKKIIVGTNKYLDPKVPSLNVTKDPSSKIQTRTIIPIVEGRLTERFETEKKSGENLPDQGDTE